The proteins below are encoded in one region of Hordeum vulgare subsp. vulgare chromosome 3H, MorexV3_pseudomolecules_assembly, whole genome shotgun sequence:
- the LOC123444648 gene encoding dihydropyrimidinase has translation MATPCRIRVLFVLLAAAVAGAASHPAHEFCAAAGGGGGGGDGTRILIKGGTVVNAHRAEEADVYIEDGLVVAVRPNIPVGDDNVKVIDATGRYVMPGGIDPHTHLEMEFMGTVTIDDFYSGHAAALAGGTTMHIDFVIPVNGNLTAGLESYKHKAEKSAMDYGFHMAITKWNDEVSREMEVMVKEHGINSFKFFMAYKGSLMVTDDLLLQGLQKCKSLGALAMVHAENGDAVAEGQQRMIGLGITGPEGHALSRPPVLEGEATSRAIRLAKFVNTPLYVVHVMSIDAMEEIAKAKREGQRVIGEPVVSGLVLDDSWLWDPDFATASKYVMSPPIREAGHNKALQAALSSGILQLVGTDHCTFNSTQKAFGSDDFRKIPNGVNGIEERMHIIWDSMVETGKITVTDYVRVTSTECAKIFNIYPRKGAILEGSDADIIILNPKRSFAMGARTHHSRSDTSVYEGRKGKGMVEVTISRGRVVWEDGNLNAVPGAGRYVRTPPFGYLFDGIDKSDAVYRASLRAPVRRGEAAAA, from the exons ATGGCTACGCCCTGCCGCATCCGCGTCCtgttcgtcctgctcgccgccgccgttgcCGGCGCGGCGTCTCACCCGGCACACGAG TTCTGCGCggccgcgggaggaggaggaggaggaggggacggcACGAGGATCCTGATCAAGGGCGGGACGGTGGTGAACGCGCACCGGGCGGAGGAGGCCGACGTCTACATCGAGGACggcctcgtcgtcgccgtccgGCCCAACATCCCG GTTGGTGACGATAATGTCAAAGTGATTGATGCAACCGGAAGATATGTCATGCCAG GTGGAATTGACCCGCACACCCACCTGGAGATGGAGTTCATGGGAACTGTAACCATAGATGACTTCTATAGTGGTCATGCCGCAGCACTGGCTGGTGGGACTACAATGCACATCGACTTTGTCATTCCAGTAAACGGGAACTTAACTGCCGGCTTGGAATCCTACAAACACAAAGCAGAAAAATCTGCTATGGATTATGGATTTCACATGGCCATTACCAAGTGGAATGATGAGGTTTCGAGGGAAATGGAAGTCATGGTCAAGGAACATG GGATCAACTCTTTCAAGTTCTTCATGGCATACAAGGGTTCATTGATGGTGACCGACGACCTCCTTCTGCAAGGCTTACAAAAATGCAAATCTCTTGGTGCCCTGGCTATGGTTCATGCAGAGAATGGGGATGCTGTTGCTGAGGGACAGCAGCGGATGATTGGTCTTGGGATAACTGGTCCGGAAGGACATGCTCTCTCAAGACCTCCAGTT TTGGAAGGCGAAGCAACTTCCCGGGCAATTCGATTAGCAAAATTTGTCAATACACCGTTGTATGTTGTTCATGTGATGAGCATCGATGCGATGGAGGAGATTGCCAAGGCTAAAAGAGAAG GGCAGAGAGTCATCGGCGAACCTGTGGTATCTGGGCTAGTCCTTGATGATTCTTGGCTTTGGGATCCTGACTTCGCAACTGCTTCAAA ATATGTGATGAGTCCTCCAATCCGGGAAGCAGGGCACAATAAAGCACTTCAAGCTGCTCTTTCATCAGGAATATTACAG CTTGTGGGAACTGATCATTGCACCTTCAATTCCACTCAGAAAGCTTTTGGTTCTGATGATTTCAGAAAGATTCCCAATGGTGTAAATG GTATTGAGGAAAGGATGCATATAATTTGGGATAGCATGGTG GAGACCGGCAAGATCACTGTCACCGATTATGTGAGAGTGACAAGCACAGAATG CGCCAAGATCTTCAACATATACCCTCGAAAAGGAGCAATCCTCGAGGGATCTGATGCAGACATCATCATCCTGAACCCCAAGAGGAGCTTCGCAATGGGCGCGCGCACGCACCATTCTAGGTCCGACACAAGCGTGTACGAGGGCAGAAAAGGAAAG GGAATGGTAGAGGTCACCATTTCAAGAGGGCGAGTGGTGTGGGAGGATGGCAATCTGAACGCCGTGCCCGGTGCAGGAAGATACGTCAGGACGCCGCCTTTCGGCTACCTCTTCGACGGCATCGACAAGTCAGATGCCGTCTACAGGGCTTCCCTCCGAGCCCCTGTAAGACGTGGTGAGGCTGCTGCTGCTTAA
- the LOC123444649 gene encoding transcription factor HBP-1b(c1) isoform X2, protein MESRRGGGGPAAAAAAAAGDPRGPMPGFGAPQHTIPTDVNIMQPSRVADFGALAHSAGFRIEDLANFSTNNLFNLKPNTHAYTSDPLQFGNYGKSISPTDLATTAAAAVTAVDPQALLQQKAVQPNLVALRTRNNENWGESSMADTSPRTDTSTDPDIDIDERNQMFEQGQLAAPTASDSSDKSRDKLDHKSLRRLAQNREAARKSRLRKKAYIQNLESSRLKLTQLEQELQRARQQGIFISSSGDQAHSAGGNGAVAFDMEYARWLEEHNKHINELRAAANAHAGDDDLRSIVDSIMAQYDEFFRLKGVAAKADVFHVLSGMWKTPAERCFMWLGGFRSSELLKLLAGQLEPLTEQQLTGICNLQQSSQQAEDALSQGMEALQQSLAETLASGSLGPAGSSGNVASYMGQMAMAMGKLGTLENFLRQADNLRLQTLQQMQRILTTRQSARALLAISDYFSRLRALSSLWLARPRE, encoded by the exons ATGGAGAgtaggcgaggaggaggagggccggcggcggcggcggcggcggcggccggagacCCGCGCGGGCCGATGCCGGGATTCGGGGCTCCTCAGCACACCAT CCCAACAGATGTGAACATCATGCAGCCATCCCGAGTTGCTGATTTCGGGGCGCTCGCGCACTCTGCTGGATTCAGAATAGAAGATCTTGCTAATTTCAGTACAA ATAATTTATTCAACCTGAAGCCAAATACACATGCATATACCAGTGACCCCCTTCAGTTTGGAAACTACGGAAAG TCCATTTCTCCGACTGATCTAGCTACTACGGCGGcggcagcagtaacagcagttgATCCTCAGGCACTACTACAGCAAAAGGCAGTGCAGCCAAATCTAGTAGCTTTAAGAACTCGTAACAATGAGAACTGGGGAGAGTCAAGTATGGCTGATACAAGTCCTAGGACTGATACATCAACGGATCCGGATATAGACATTGATGAGAGGAACCAAATG TTTGAACAAGGACAGCTTGCTGCCCCCACAGCTTCTGATTCTAGTGACAAATCAAGGGACAAATTAGATCATAAG TCACTTCGCCGTCTTGCCCAAAACCGTGAAGCTGCTAGGAAAAGCCGTTTAAGAAAGAAG GCATATATCCAAAACCTGGAGAGTAGTAGATTGAAACTTACTCAACTAGAGCAAGAGCTTCAGCGCGCTCGGCAACAG GGCATTTTTATTTCATCTTCAGGGGATCAGGCTCACTCAGCGGGTGGAAATG GAGCTGTGGCATTTGACATGGAGTACGCACGATGGTTGGAGGAACATAACAAGCATATAAATGAGTTGAGGGCTGCAGCCAATGCACATGCTGGCGATGACGATCTTCGGAGTATTGTTGATAGCATCATGGCACAGTATGATGAATTTTTCAGGCTCAAGGGTGTTGCGGCCAAAGCAGACGTTTTCCATGTGCTGTCGGGAATGTGGAAGACCCCTGCTGAGAGGTGCTTCATGTGGTTAGGTGGCTTCAGATCATCCGAGCTCCTTAAG TTACTGGCAGGTCAACTAGAACCTCTTACTGAGCAGCAGCTTACTGGCATATGCAACTTGCAACAGTCTTCTCAACAAGCTGAGGATGCTCTTTCTCAAGGGATGGAGGCTCTACAACAGTCGCTTGCAGAAACCCTAGCATCTGGATCCCTGGGCCCTGCAGGATCTTCCGGTAATGTTGCAAGCTACATGGGGcagatggcaatggcaatggGAAAACTTGGCACTCTAGAAAACTTCCTCCGACAG GCTGATAATCTGCGGCTGCAAACCCTTCAGCAGATGCAACGCATATTAACCACTCGCCAGTCTGCACGAGCTCTGCTTGCAATAAGCGATTACTTCTCTCGTCTACGCGCTTTGAGTTCACTTTGGCTGGCCCGTCCACGGGAATAA
- the LOC123444649 gene encoding transcription factor HBP-1b(c1) isoform X1, whose product MESRRGGGGPAAAAAAAAGDPRGPMPGFGAPQHTIPTDVNIMQPSRVADFGALAHSAGFRIEDLANFSTNNLFNLKPNTHAYTSDPLQFGNYGKSISPTDLATTAAAAVTAVDPQALLQQKAVQPNLVALRTRNNENWGESSMADTSPRTDTSTDPDIDIDERNQMFEQGQLAAPTASDSSDKSRDKLDHKQSLRRLAQNREAARKSRLRKKAYIQNLESSRLKLTQLEQELQRARQQGIFISSSGDQAHSAGGNGAVAFDMEYARWLEEHNKHINELRAAANAHAGDDDLRSIVDSIMAQYDEFFRLKGVAAKADVFHVLSGMWKTPAERCFMWLGGFRSSELLKLLAGQLEPLTEQQLTGICNLQQSSQQAEDALSQGMEALQQSLAETLASGSLGPAGSSGNVASYMGQMAMAMGKLGTLENFLRQADNLRLQTLQQMQRILTTRQSARALLAISDYFSRLRALSSLWLARPRE is encoded by the exons ATGGAGAgtaggcgaggaggaggagggccggcggcggcggcggcggcggcggccggagacCCGCGCGGGCCGATGCCGGGATTCGGGGCTCCTCAGCACACCAT CCCAACAGATGTGAACATCATGCAGCCATCCCGAGTTGCTGATTTCGGGGCGCTCGCGCACTCTGCTGGATTCAGAATAGAAGATCTTGCTAATTTCAGTACAA ATAATTTATTCAACCTGAAGCCAAATACACATGCATATACCAGTGACCCCCTTCAGTTTGGAAACTACGGAAAG TCCATTTCTCCGACTGATCTAGCTACTACGGCGGcggcagcagtaacagcagttgATCCTCAGGCACTACTACAGCAAAAGGCAGTGCAGCCAAATCTAGTAGCTTTAAGAACTCGTAACAATGAGAACTGGGGAGAGTCAAGTATGGCTGATACAAGTCCTAGGACTGATACATCAACGGATCCGGATATAGACATTGATGAGAGGAACCAAATG TTTGAACAAGGACAGCTTGCTGCCCCCACAGCTTCTGATTCTAGTGACAAATCAAGGGACAAATTAGATCATAAG CAGTCACTTCGCCGTCTTGCCCAAAACCGTGAAGCTGCTAGGAAAAGCCGTTTAAGAAAGAAG GCATATATCCAAAACCTGGAGAGTAGTAGATTGAAACTTACTCAACTAGAGCAAGAGCTTCAGCGCGCTCGGCAACAG GGCATTTTTATTTCATCTTCAGGGGATCAGGCTCACTCAGCGGGTGGAAATG GAGCTGTGGCATTTGACATGGAGTACGCACGATGGTTGGAGGAACATAACAAGCATATAAATGAGTTGAGGGCTGCAGCCAATGCACATGCTGGCGATGACGATCTTCGGAGTATTGTTGATAGCATCATGGCACAGTATGATGAATTTTTCAGGCTCAAGGGTGTTGCGGCCAAAGCAGACGTTTTCCATGTGCTGTCGGGAATGTGGAAGACCCCTGCTGAGAGGTGCTTCATGTGGTTAGGTGGCTTCAGATCATCCGAGCTCCTTAAG TTACTGGCAGGTCAACTAGAACCTCTTACTGAGCAGCAGCTTACTGGCATATGCAACTTGCAACAGTCTTCTCAACAAGCTGAGGATGCTCTTTCTCAAGGGATGGAGGCTCTACAACAGTCGCTTGCAGAAACCCTAGCATCTGGATCCCTGGGCCCTGCAGGATCTTCCGGTAATGTTGCAAGCTACATGGGGcagatggcaatggcaatggGAAAACTTGGCACTCTAGAAAACTTCCTCCGACAG GCTGATAATCTGCGGCTGCAAACCCTTCAGCAGATGCAACGCATATTAACCACTCGCCAGTCTGCACGAGCTCTGCTTGCAATAAGCGATTACTTCTCTCGTCTACGCGCTTTGAGTTCACTTTGGCTGGCCCGTCCACGGGAATAA